The genomic region TATTTCCATGATGATAACTTCCACAAAACTGGGAAAGGGCACTCTTTCCCTGGCCCCGGAGATGGCCAGTAACAATTCCGTAGGAATCATTTCCTTATGAAATAATACAATGGCTAAATAAAATCCCGGCAATAAAAAGGATATATAAAAGGCTAAGGTTCGCACCAATCTTAAAAAAGAACCATACAACGGTCTTAAATAATAATCCTCCTGGGTATGTAATTGGTCAAACATGGTGCTGGGTACCACAAGTACATAGGGGTTACTGTCAAGGAAAATAGCCACCTTGCCCCTGAGCAGGGCATAGGCTACCCGGTCCGGTCGCTCAGTGGCGGTTACCTGGGGGGCAATGTTCCAGGGACGTTCTTCAATAAGTTGCTCCAAAATGCCACTGTCAATCACCCCATCCACTTTCAGTGACTCAATGCGGCGTTTTACCTCCTGCACCAGTTGCTTGTTAGCCACCGTTCTGATATACATAATGGCTACATCGAGATGGGTAGTATTACCTATTTTTAACATTTCTGTGGTTAGTTCCGAAGTTCGTAGTAACTTTCTTACCAAGGCCGTATTGGTGCGTAACGTTTCGCCAAAGGCCTCCTGAGCCCCCCGAATCACCTGCTCGTTTACCGGCCGGTCTACACTGCGGTGTTCCCAACCCTTGGTTTCCACCAGCAGGGCCTTATCACAGCCTTCAATAAAAACAGCAGTGGATCCGTAGTTAACACCGGCCACAATTTGCTCAAATCTGTCATGAACGGTGACCTGATTACCTATTAAAACCCGCTTTTGAATATGATCCAATAAATAACCTTCTACATCCTCATGAAAATTAGAAAACAACATCATGGGCTGCAGTACATAGGTATTAATGGCTGTTTTATCACTGAGTCCTTCCATGAACAGGACAAAGGCACGGACCGGCGGTGCTACAGCGATGGTGAACTCCCGGATGATAAAATCTTTGTTTTGTGGCAGACCATATATTTCTTCCAAGCGTTTTTTATTGTTCTCTAAATATGGACTAACTTGTTCCCGATCCTGTTGATTTTGTATTTCCGCCACCCGCAGTGGCTTTTTTAACCTTTTACGACTTTTGTCACTCTCCTTTTCTTCATTATTGTCCTTTTTCTGTAACTGGGCCTTATCTGCTGCTTGCTGCTTTCCTTGGTCATCCTGGTGCCGCCTGACGGATCGAATCTGTTTTCTCAGCCGCCC from Desulfotomaculum nigrificans DSM 574 harbors:
- a CDS encoding spore germination protein — translated: MQLWEIIKRTFEFNPNLDQEGFVLKETPDEKAELNQHPTDNQSAGEDKSTGRRSGIKKPVRAAERQKQHRAGKEEEKGADSGKGGRLRKQIRSVRRHQDDQGKQQAADKAQLQKKDNNEEKESDKSRKRLKKPLRVAEIQNQQDREQVSPYLENNKKRLEEIYGLPQNKDFIIREFTIAVAPPVRAFVLFMEGLSDKTAINTYVLQPMMLFSNFHEDVEGYLLDHIQKRVLIGNQVTVHDRFEQIVAGVNYGSTAVFIEGCDKALLVETKGWEHRSVDRPVNEQVIRGAQEAFGETLRTNTALVRKLLRTSELTTEMLKIGNTTHLDVAIMYIRTVANKQLVQEVKRRIESLKVDGVIDSGILEQLIEERPWNIAPQVTATERPDRVAYALLRGKVAIFLDSNPYVLVVPSTMFDQLHTQEDYYLRPLYGSFLRLVRTLAFYISFLLPGFYLAIVLFHKEMIPTELLLAISGARERVPFPSFVEVIIMEISFELIREAGLRVPGAMGNTIGIVGALILGQAAVQANIVSPILVIIVAVTGLASFAVPNYSLQFGLRITRFAYIALGTILGFVGIVFGLFIQMHMMASLKSFGVPYLSPMAPTTGTTGDVVFRKPVFDWERRPDFLNTQKDQLQENIAQGWVRESNKKGDKHH